The genome window AGTAGAACCTGAGAACAGCAATATTATTGATTCACTTTTTGATGAGCTAGGAAAAATAATGCCAAAGGAAATAATATGTAATGACTTTATATATAGCAATGAATCAGTTTCACTAAAATTAAAGCAAAAATTTGAGTGTATGATGAATCCATACCATGAATGGGTATTTGATTTTGATTTTGCAGAAGAGTCAATAAAAAAACACTTTTCAGTTATTAGTCTTGATGGACTTGGCTTAAGAGATAAAAGATATTCTATAATTGCCTCAGGAACTTTAATAGAGTATCTGAGAGAAACACAAAAGATATCATTTTATCATATTAATAAAATTATCCAGTATTCTTCTCATAATTATATGGTTCTAGATGTTAATACTAGAAGAAATCTTGAGCTTACTGAAACTATTAGGGGTAAAACTAAGAAAGGCTCACTACTTTGGGTGCTTGACAACACTTCTACTGCTATGGGAGGTAGACTTCTTAAAAAATGGATAGAGGAACCTCTATTGGATAAAAAGAGTATTGAGTATAGACTCAATATTGTTGAGTATTTAGTTGATAATTTAATGCTAATAAATGACTTGAAAACTTTGCTAAAGGAAGTTTATGATATAGAAAGACTGATGTCAAAAGTAATATATGGAACATGCAATGCGAGAGACATGATTGCATTAAAAGATTCTATTGAGGTTTTTCCGCAAATAAAGGCCTTTTTATCGGCTACAAACAGTAAGGAGTTATTAGATATTAGCTATGAACTTGATGGGCTTGAGGATATTCATGATTTAATAGATAAATCAATTGTGGATGACCCTCCTTTTTCGGTAAGAGAAGGTGGAATTATAAAAAAAGAATACAATAATGAAATAAAATCCCTTAGAGAAGCATCAGTACAGGGTAAGGAATGGCTTTCACAGCTGGAAGAACAAGAAAGAATAAAAACAGGTATCAAAAACTTAAAGATTGGATTTAATAAGGTTTTTGGATATTTTATAGAAGTTTCAAAGGGAAATATTAAATATGTTCCTGATTATTTTATAAGAAAACAGACTCTTGCTAATTCTGAAAGATATATAACCCCAGAATTAAAGGAAATGGAGAGTAAAATCTTAGGCGCTGAAGATAAAATGATAGCCTTAGAATACCAGATTTTTGTTAGTATCAGAGATAAGATTGCTTCTGAGGTGAAGAGAATACAAGAAGCTAGCAAGATTATTGCTAAAATTGATGCTTTAAATTCATTAGCATTGACTGCATTGAATAATAATTACATTAGACCAAACATAAATACAGAAGGTTTAATAAATATTAAGGATGGCAAGCACCCAGTTGTTGAAAAAGTACTTGAAGAAGGCTTATTTGTTCCAAATGATACCTATCTAAACAATACCGATAGTAGAGTTTTAATCATTACTGGACCTAATATGGCAGGAAAATCAACATACATGAGACAAGTGGCACTTATAGTGTTAATGATGCAAATAGGTAGCTTTGTACCTGCTGAGGAAGCTGATATATGTATTGTAGATAGAATCTTTACGAGAATAGGAGCTTCAGACGACTTATCACAAGGGCAAAGTACATTTATGGTAGAAATGAGTGAGGTAGCTAATATACTAAATAATGCTACAAAAGATAGTTTGCTAATACTTGATGAAATCGGCAGGGGTACCAGCACATATGATGGTCTAAGTATAGCGTGGGCAGTTATTGAACATATAAGTAACCCTAAAGAAATAGGTGCAAAAACTCTATTTGCTACTCATTATCATGAATTAACTGAGCTTGAAAATAAAATAAACGGAATTATTAATTATAAAATACTAGTTCAAGAAAAAGGCGAAGACATAATATTTTTGAGAAAGATAAAAAAAGGTGGAGCAGATAGAAGTTATGGTATTGAAGTAGCTAAGCTTGCTGGCGTAAGGACAGATGTTATTAATAGAGCTTATGAAATATTACAAGACCTAGAAAAAAGAGACGAAAGCAAATCAGAAGTGGCTATTTCAGTAAGTAAAAAAGACACCTCAAAAAATTCTAATATTGATAATAGCCTGCAACTTGACTTATTCAATATTAAAAGAAGTAAGTTGATAGATAAAATTAAAAGCTTAGAAGTTGAAAAGTTAACTCCTATTGATGCTATTAACATACTATACAAGATTCGAGAAGAATCTAAAGAAATATAGGTGATTTTAATGAATAACATTAAACTGTTAGACAGCAATACAATAAATAAAATAGCAGCTGGAGAAGTGATTGAACGGCCATCATCTGTAATTAAGGAGCTTATAGAAAATTCAATTGATGCAGAAGCATCTTTTATAGTTGTTGAAATAGAAAATGGCGGTAAAAAATATATTAGAGTAACCGATAATGGCACGGGAATAAGCAAGAATGATGTTGACTTTGCTTTTCTAAGACATTCAACAAGCAAGATAAGCAGTGTTGAGGATCTGAGTTCTTTATCTACTTTAGGCTTTAGAGGTGAAGCATTGGCAAGCATTGCATCAGTATCACAGCTAGAGCTTATTACTCGCACGAAAGAAGCTATAAGTGGAACTCATGTATTTATTAATGGTGGAGAGATAATCAAGAAAAGTGAAGTAGGTTGTCCTATAGGTACTACGATTATTTTAAAAAACTTATTTTATAATGTACCTGTCAGGCAAAAATTCCTTAAAACTGATACAATAGAAGCTTCTCATATAAGTGATATTATATACAAACTAGCGCTAGGTAATCCAGGGCTAAAAATTAAGTTCATTAAAGATAATAAAGTTATACTAAATACACCAGGTAAAAATGATATTAGATCAACGGTTTATAGTCTTTTAGGAAAAGAATTTTCAAGTTCTATGTTTGATATTGGTTATTCTGGAGATGATATAAAGATATGTGGATTGATTAGTAGTCCTTCTTTTACTAGGGGCAACAGAAATCATCAATATACCTATGTCAATGGAAGATATATTAAGAGTGAGGAGATATCAGATATAGTTACAAGTTTGTACAAAACTATGATTCCAATAAATAGGTTTCCTGTATATGCTATTTACATTGACATAAATCCCGAACTTGTCGATGTCAATGTCCATCCTACAAAAACTGAAGTAAGGTTTGATAATATTGAGAAACTTAGAAGAGCATTAACATTAGCTATTAGCTCTGCTTTTTCTAGTAACAATCTAATACCAGAAATGACCATGCCAGTTGTAAATGATAGTAACAAGCTTGAAGATACGAAACAAGAAACCTTCTTAGATATGAATTATAGCAAAATCAATCAGGTAGAAAAACCCATAAATCCTGATGCTTTAAATGCCAACTCTGAAAAAAATTTTGACTATAATAAAGATATTAATGAAAAACATACAGATCTAAATGAAATGATAAGAATTATAGATTATAGTGTAAATGAAGTAACTGAAATAAGGTATGATGATAATGTAAAGGAAAATGTAAATGTTAAATTAAATCCTATACCTGATCTTCATATAGTTGGAACTATTTTTGACACATATATCATTGCTGAAGATAGGGTAGGGAAGGATATGTATATGATTGACCAACATGCAGCTCATGAAAGAATAATGTACGAAAAAATTAAGTCTCAGTTAAGTTCTGGCGAAATATATAAACAACAGTTATTATCACCAATTATAGTTAGTTTATCACATGGAGAAATGGAGTTAATTAAAGAAAATAGAGCTATATTTAATAGAATTGGTTTTGACGTAGAAGATTTTGGTCTTAACTCAATTGTAATCAGAAGTGTGCCTGTGGTATTCGGTGCTCCAGATACAAAAAATTTGTTTCTAGATATATTAGATAATTTAGATGAAAAAATTATCAGTAGTTATGAAGTTAGGCTAGATAAAATAATGAAGCTAGCTTGTACTAGTGCAATAAAGGCGGGGCAAAATATAAAAAAAGTAGAGATTGTTTCTTTATTAAATGATTTAAGAAATACTCAGCAGCCTTATACATGTCCTCATGGGCGTCCAATTATCATTAAGATGTCAAAATATGAAATTGAAAAAAGATTTAAAAGAGTATAGTAAAGGATGATTTTATGCAAAAAAAGCCACCACTTATAATAATAGTCGGACCAACTGCTGTAGGTAAAACTAGCATTTCCGTAGATGTAGCAAAGCAGATAGATGGTGAGATTATTTCTGCAGATTCTATGCAAATATATAGATATATGAATATAGGAACTGCTAAAATTTCTAAATCAGAGATGAACGGTATAAATCACTATTTAATTGATGAGGTATATCCAGTTGAAGATTTTTCAGTTTCAGATTTTCAAGCAAAAGCTACTGAATATATTGATATTATACTAGATAAGGGTAAGCTTCCTATGATAGTAGGAGGTACTGGATTATATGTTAACTCATTAGTTTATGATCTAGATTTTTCACAAGCTATTTCTAACTGGGAATTAAGGGATGAATATCTTAAAAAAGCCGAAAAATACGGTAATGAGTGTATATACGAAGAATTAAAAAAAATTGATATAGAATCTGCTAATAGAATTCATATTAATGATACTAAAAGAATTATCCGAGCATTAGAGATTTACCATGAAACAGGCAAACCTATGTCATATTTTTATAAAGATTTTCGAAAGGAAAATAACAAATATAATATTATTTTCATCGGTCTTACCATGGATAGAAATAAGTTATATGAAAGGATTAACAGACGTGTAGATAATATGATTGAGTCAGGATTAATCGATGAAGTTAAAAGTCTATTAGCTATGGGGTATTCTGAAGATCTTGTATCTATGCAGGGACTAGGATATAAAGAAATTGTTCAATACATAAAAGGTAATTACAGCCTAGATAAAGCTATAGAGATACTTAAAAGGGATTCCAGGAGATATGCTAAGAGACAATTAACATGGTTTAGAAGAGAAGAGAGGATTAAGTGGGTAAATATAGATGATTATGAAAATAAAAGTTTATTAATTGACTATATAGTTAAAATAATTATGGAAGAATTATAATAGTTAGGTATTGAATTCATTTATATATTAAAACACTATTTTAAAATATTTAGGAGGTATAAAAAATGAAGGCTACAATGAATCTTCAAGATATTTTCTTGAACAGGGTAAGGAAAGAAAATACTCCTATTACTATTTTCTTACTTAATGGTTTTCAATTAAAAGGTCAAGTTAAAGGATTTGACAACTATACTATAGTGCTAGATAGCGAGGGCAAGCAAAATCTAATATACAAACACGCAATTTCAACTATTGTACCAATGAAAGCTGTAAGCTTTATGAATAAAGGTAATAATATCGATAGCTTTGAGTAGAGCAAAAATTGTAAAGTAAAACTTTACTAGCTTTTGCAAGAGTTTTAATAAAACCTTTTGAGTTGAAAATCAACTTAAAAGGTTTTATTTGGGAGTTATTCATCAGTTGAGTTGTACAATAGGAATTTTACTATATAACTAATTGAATCTAAGATTTTCATGTGTTACAATACATAAGACAATATTATTAGAAGGTGATTTAATGAACGAGTATACGAGAAATATATTATGTAAACAATATGGCATAGACAATATTATTATTGAGTATGTTGAAAGTAAGGATAAGGTATTGAAAGAAAAATATATGGATATGATTGAAAAAGTTAAAGAATATAATCAGTATAAAATCATACATGCAATGCAAGAGGCTAAGCTCAATGCTACTCATTTCAATTGGACAACAGGCTATGGTTACGATGATATTGGAAGAGAAAAGGTAGAAGAAATTTATTCTTATGTTTTTGGTACCGAGGATGCTTTAGTAAGGCCAACTATTGTATCAGGAACACATGCAATTACTCTTACCTTGTCT of Proteiniborus sp. DW1 contains these proteins:
- the mutS gene encoding DNA mismatch repair protein MutS: MMKQYLEIKEKHKDSILFFRLGDFYEMFFDDAITASKELEIALTGRDCGQKERAPMCGVPFHSADTYISKLIEKGYKVAICEQVEDPSKSVGLVKRDVVRVITPGTVIDPNMLDEKENNYLCCIYLDQMGYGLAYVDVSTGDFFTTEVEPENSNIIDSLFDELGKIMPKEIICNDFIYSNESVSLKLKQKFECMMNPYHEWVFDFDFAEESIKKHFSVISLDGLGLRDKRYSIIASGTLIEYLRETQKISFYHINKIIQYSSHNYMVLDVNTRRNLELTETIRGKTKKGSLLWVLDNTSTAMGGRLLKKWIEEPLLDKKSIEYRLNIVEYLVDNLMLINDLKTLLKEVYDIERLMSKVIYGTCNARDMIALKDSIEVFPQIKAFLSATNSKELLDISYELDGLEDIHDLIDKSIVDDPPFSVREGGIIKKEYNNEIKSLREASVQGKEWLSQLEEQERIKTGIKNLKIGFNKVFGYFIEVSKGNIKYVPDYFIRKQTLANSERYITPELKEMESKILGAEDKMIALEYQIFVSIRDKIASEVKRIQEASKIIAKIDALNSLALTALNNNYIRPNINTEGLINIKDGKHPVVEKVLEEGLFVPNDTYLNNTDSRVLIITGPNMAGKSTYMRQVALIVLMMQIGSFVPAEEADICIVDRIFTRIGASDDLSQGQSTFMVEMSEVANILNNATKDSLLILDEIGRGTSTYDGLSIAWAVIEHISNPKEIGAKTLFATHYHELTELENKINGIINYKILVQEKGEDIIFLRKIKKGGADRSYGIEVAKLAGVRTDVINRAYEILQDLEKRDESKSEVAISVSKKDTSKNSNIDNSLQLDLFNIKRSKLIDKIKSLEVEKLTPIDAINILYKIREESKEI
- the miaA gene encoding tRNA (adenosine(37)-N6)-dimethylallyltransferase MiaA, with the protein product MQKKPPLIIIVGPTAVGKTSISVDVAKQIDGEIISADSMQIYRYMNIGTAKISKSEMNGINHYLIDEVYPVEDFSVSDFQAKATEYIDIILDKGKLPMIVGGTGLYVNSLVYDLDFSQAISNWELRDEYLKKAEKYGNECIYEELKKIDIESANRIHINDTKRIIRALEIYHETGKPMSYFYKDFRKENNKYNIIFIGLTMDRNKLYERINRRVDNMIESGLIDEVKSLLAMGYSEDLVSMQGLGYKEIVQYIKGNYSLDKAIEILKRDSRRYAKRQLTWFRREERIKWVNIDDYENKSLLIDYIVKIIMEEL
- the hfq gene encoding RNA chaperone Hfq, producing MKATMNLQDIFLNRVRKENTPITIFLLNGFQLKGQVKGFDNYTIVLDSEGKQNLIYKHAISTIVPMKAVSFMNKGNNIDSFE
- the mutL gene encoding DNA mismatch repair endonuclease MutL is translated as MNNIKLLDSNTINKIAAGEVIERPSSVIKELIENSIDAEASFIVVEIENGGKKYIRVTDNGTGISKNDVDFAFLRHSTSKISSVEDLSSLSTLGFRGEALASIASVSQLELITRTKEAISGTHVFINGGEIIKKSEVGCPIGTTIILKNLFYNVPVRQKFLKTDTIEASHISDIIYKLALGNPGLKIKFIKDNKVILNTPGKNDIRSTVYSLLGKEFSSSMFDIGYSGDDIKICGLISSPSFTRGNRNHQYTYVNGRYIKSEEISDIVTSLYKTMIPINRFPVYAIYIDINPELVDVNVHPTKTEVRFDNIEKLRRALTLAISSAFSSNNLIPEMTMPVVNDSNKLEDTKQETFLDMNYSKINQVEKPINPDALNANSEKNFDYNKDINEKHTDLNEMIRIIDYSVNEVTEIRYDDNVKENVNVKLNPIPDLHIVGTIFDTYIIAEDRVGKDMYMIDQHAAHERIMYEKIKSQLSSGEIYKQQLLSPIIVSLSHGEMELIKENRAIFNRIGFDVEDFGLNSIVIRSVPVVFGAPDTKNLFLDILDNLDEKIISSYEVRLDKIMKLACTSAIKAGQNIKKVEIVSLLNDLRNTQQPYTCPHGRPIIIKMSKYEIEKRFKRV